The Cellulomonas sp. P24 genome contains a region encoding:
- a CDS encoding RNA polymerase sigma factor — protein MSHESRAPDRERTFRSLYEAVYPDLLRFVQRRGHADHAEDVVADVFLVVWRRLDEVPRSHDDARAWIFGITRNVLLNNHRGERRRRALGVRLADATTFPTTDADTDRVVSAVDLANAWRRLSEMHQEALALSAFEELSAPQAAAVLGISPVAFRLRLSRARRALRLHLDHLPQATGTPAAVAERMTTP, from the coding sequence ATGAGCCACGAGTCGCGCGCTCCTGACCGAGAGCGCACCTTCAGATCGCTGTACGAGGCGGTCTACCCGGACCTGCTGCGATTCGTTCAGCGGCGGGGACATGCAGACCATGCCGAGGATGTCGTCGCGGACGTGTTCCTGGTCGTGTGGCGTCGCCTCGACGAGGTGCCGCGCTCCCACGATGACGCGCGGGCGTGGATCTTCGGCATCACCCGGAATGTCCTGCTCAACAACCACCGCGGCGAGCGTCGTCGCCGCGCGCTGGGCGTGCGCCTCGCTGACGCCACGACCTTCCCCACCACCGACGCGGACACCGACAGGGTCGTGAGCGCGGTGGACCTCGCCAACGCGTGGCGTCGTCTCTCCGAGATGCATCAAGAGGCTCTTGCCCTCTCTGCCTTCGAAGAGCTCAGCGCACCACAGGCCGCCGCTGTGCTCGGCATCTCGCCGGTGGCGTTCCGGCTGCGGTTGAGCCGTGCCCGGCGAGCACTCCGACTCCATCTCGATCACCTGCCACAGGCGACCGGAACGCCGGCTGCCGTCGCGGAGAGGATGACCACCCCATGA
- a CDS encoding Hsp20/alpha crystallin family protein produces the protein MATRYDPFFDMDRLVGQMFGSVSAAAVMPMDLYRAGDHFVMHVDLPGADPGTIDVNVEDRTMTVRAQRTPRTEDDVQWLAHERPSGTYARQVTLGRGLALDAISATYADGVLTLTIPVAEDAKPRKVEIQHASTPAAINATTHEDAPTT, from the coding sequence GTGGCTACGCGGTACGACCCGTTCTTCGACATGGACCGGTTGGTCGGCCAGATGTTCGGCAGCGTCAGCGCAGCGGCAGTGATGCCGATGGACCTGTACCGGGCCGGTGACCACTTCGTGATGCACGTCGACCTGCCCGGGGCCGACCCCGGCACGATCGACGTCAACGTCGAGGACCGCACGATGACCGTCCGCGCGCAGCGCACGCCGCGCACCGAGGACGACGTCCAGTGGCTGGCCCACGAGAGGCCGAGCGGCACGTACGCCCGTCAGGTCACGCTCGGACGTGGTCTCGCTCTCGACGCCATCTCGGCGACGTACGCCGACGGCGTGCTCACGCTGACGATCCCGGTGGCCGAGGACGCCAAGCCCCGCAAGGTCGAGATCCAGCACGCCTCGACCCCGGCGGCCATCAACGCGACCACCCACGAGGACGCTCCGACCACCTGA